From the genome of Silurus meridionalis isolate SWU-2019-XX chromosome 12, ASM1480568v1, whole genome shotgun sequence, one region includes:
- the mag gene encoding myelin-associated glycoprotein isoform X1, whose product MKSLELLLLPLLLLVRDIHAQWTVWMPRDISAMTNSCVVIPCTFIYPSGVRPYKGTHGIWYFGQPYPQLFPPVVFKSRTGIVHESYSGRSKLLGDLSQKNCTLQISNLGVEHAGRYYFRADLGGANIYTYPDFTELRVLDQPNIDTPEEILSDESLDLTCYAPDNCPDMSPEIHWMYTDYLPDPLFTTDYVEESNTAVISSTLTFTPKAMHNGQLVGCRVHYPNTTFVYERLIYLDVKYAPRKVWVNVSHEAMEGSSVVLHCDVDSNPVPRITWFFRDEELMAETASNASLFLESLTPEQDGLYTCVGDNGYGSMNTSLYLAVRYSPREPVVNTSLVVMEDSSLALHCSTQGNPVPTLTWLKDGDLVGTIKAGELSILELKDIDSQDDGTYRCLAENEHGRASSSLNITVEFAPFFLDDSKCTIVREGVQCVCIATGNPEPSIVFYLPDHNITINETNSRYNFYTHSDGYTSTGMIKLREKGDRENNEDMAVHVHCGISNAYGSDSIRLELQQEKKYLMAVIVGTIGGVAVIAFIIAAVRYVGQNNKKENGNPGQDVGSRVENPSMYYSAVKKDKQSLRKKVLKTELLGSKFNSILEESTGEDSDYQHVGSAAGMARQELNFLGRAREGGLGRGDDTTDYSEIKAK is encoded by the exons ATGAAGTCCTTggaactgctgctgctgcctttACTGCTACTTGTTCGAG ATATACATGCTCAATGGACAGTTTGGATGCCCAGAGACATCTCAGCCATGACTAACTCCTGTGTGGTAATCCCATGCACATTTATATACCCCTCAGGAGTCAGGCCATACAAGGGCACACATGGAATCTGGTATTTTGGCCAGCCCTATCCACAACTCTTCCCTCCAGTGGTTTTCAAGTCTCGCACAGGCATTGTGCATGAAAGCTACAGTGGCCGTTCCAAGCTTCTGGGTGACCTTTCACAGAAAAACTGCACGCTGCAAATCAGCAACCTTGGAGTTGAACATGCAGGGAGGTACTACTTCAGAGCTGATCTAGGAGGAGCAAACATTTATACCTACCCAGATTTCACTGAACTCAGGGTGTTGG ACCAGCCCAACATTGATACCCCTGAAGAAATACTGAGTGATGAGAGCTTGGACTTGACTTGCTATGCTCCAGACAACTGTCCTGACATGAGTCCTGAGATCCATTGGATGTACACAGACTATCTTCCTGATCCTCTTTTTACAACAGACTATGTTGAGGAAAGCAACACTGCAGTGATTTCAAGCACACTTACTTTCACACCCAAAGCTATGCACAATGGTCAATTGGTTGGCTGCAGGGTCCATTACCCTAACACCACTTTTGTCTATGAGCGCCTCATCTACCTTGATGTCAAAT ATGCCCCTAGGAAAGTTTGGGTAAATGTTTCTCACGAGGCCATGGAGGGGAGCTCTGTGGTACTTCACTGTGATGTGGACAGCAACCCTGTTCCACGGATTACGTGGTTCTTCAGAGATGAAGAGCTGATGGCAGAAACTGCTTCGAATGCTTCTCTTTTTCTGGAGTCCTTGACTCCAGAGCAGGATGGTTTATACACATGTGTAGGGGACAATGGCTATGGGTCAATGAACACCTCCTTGTACTTGGCTGTCAGAT ATTCTCCAAGAGAGCCAGTGGTGAACACCTCTCTGGTGGTGATGGAGGACTCCTCTCTGGCCCTTCATTGCAGCACTCAGGGCAATCCAGTACCTACACTTACCTGGCTAAAGGATGGAGACCTGGTGGGGACAATAAAAGCTGGAGAGCTGTCCATACTCGAGCTTAAAGATATTGACTCACAGGATGATGGCACATACCGCTGTCTAGCTGAAAATGAACATGGCCGAGCCAGCAGCTCTTTAAACATCACAGTGGAGT TTGCTCCATTTTTCCTGGATGATTCCAAGTGCACCATAGTGCGAGAGGGTGTGCAGTGTGTCTGCATCGCCACAGGAAATCCTGAGCCATCCATAGTATTCTACCTGCCTGACCACAATATCACCATTAATGAAACGAACAGCCGTTACAACTTTTATACACATTCGGATGGCTATACATCAACTGGCATGATCAAACTAAGGGAGAAAGGTGATCGTGAGAACAACGAAGACATGGCTGTTCATGTACACTGTGGCATCTCTAACGCGTATGGCTCTGACTCTATCCGTCTGGAGCTGCAGCAAGAGA AAAAATACCTGATGGCTGTGATAGTGGGAACCATTGGAGGAGTGGCAgttattgcttttataattgCTGCTGTGAGATATGTgggacaaaacaacaaaaa AGAGAATGGCAACCCTGGGCAGGACGTGGGCTCTAGAGTGGAGAATCCCTCCATGTACTACAGCGCAGTCAAGAAGGACAAACAAAGTCTCAGGAAAAAAGTG CTTAAGACTGAGCTGCTGGGCTCTAAGTTTAATTCCATCCTAGAAGAGAGCACG GGAGAAGACAGCGATTACCAGCATGTTGGATCGGCTGCAGGAATGGCGAGGCAAGAGCTGAACTTTCTCGGACGGGCCCGAGAAGGAGGATTGGGGAGGGGGGATGACACCACTGACTACTCAGAGATCAAAGCTAAATGA
- the mag gene encoding myelin-associated glycoprotein isoform X2, protein MKSLELLLLPLLLLVRDIHAQWTVWMPRDISAMTNSCVVIPCTFIYPSGVRPYKGTHGIWYFGQPYPQLFPPVVFKSRTGIVHESYSGRSKLLGDLSQKNCTLQISNLGVEHAGRYYFRADLGGANIYTYPDFTELRVLDQPNIDTPEEILSDESLDLTCYAPDNCPDMSPEIHWMYTDYLPDPLFTTDYVEESNTAVISSTLTFTPKAMHNGQLVGCRVHYPNTTFVYERLIYLDVKYAPRKVWVNVSHEAMEGSSVVLHCDVDSNPVPRITWFFRDEELMAETASNASLFLESLTPEQDGLYTCVGDNGYGSMNTSLYLAVRYSPREPVVNTSLVVMEDSSLALHCSTQGNPVPTLTWLKDGDLVGTIKAGELSILELKDIDSQDDGTYRCLAENEHGRASSSLNITVEFAPFFLDDSKCTIVREGVQCVCIATGNPEPSIVFYLPDHNITINETNSRYNFYTHSDGYTSTGMIKLREKGDRENNEDMAVHVHCGISNAYGSDSIRLELQQEKKYLMAVIVGTIGGVAVIAFIIAAVRYVGQNNKKENGNPGQDVGSRVENPSMYYSAVKKDKQSLRKKVGEDSDYQHVGSAAGMARQELNFLGRAREGGLGRGDDTTDYSEIKAK, encoded by the exons ATGAAGTCCTTggaactgctgctgctgcctttACTGCTACTTGTTCGAG ATATACATGCTCAATGGACAGTTTGGATGCCCAGAGACATCTCAGCCATGACTAACTCCTGTGTGGTAATCCCATGCACATTTATATACCCCTCAGGAGTCAGGCCATACAAGGGCACACATGGAATCTGGTATTTTGGCCAGCCCTATCCACAACTCTTCCCTCCAGTGGTTTTCAAGTCTCGCACAGGCATTGTGCATGAAAGCTACAGTGGCCGTTCCAAGCTTCTGGGTGACCTTTCACAGAAAAACTGCACGCTGCAAATCAGCAACCTTGGAGTTGAACATGCAGGGAGGTACTACTTCAGAGCTGATCTAGGAGGAGCAAACATTTATACCTACCCAGATTTCACTGAACTCAGGGTGTTGG ACCAGCCCAACATTGATACCCCTGAAGAAATACTGAGTGATGAGAGCTTGGACTTGACTTGCTATGCTCCAGACAACTGTCCTGACATGAGTCCTGAGATCCATTGGATGTACACAGACTATCTTCCTGATCCTCTTTTTACAACAGACTATGTTGAGGAAAGCAACACTGCAGTGATTTCAAGCACACTTACTTTCACACCCAAAGCTATGCACAATGGTCAATTGGTTGGCTGCAGGGTCCATTACCCTAACACCACTTTTGTCTATGAGCGCCTCATCTACCTTGATGTCAAAT ATGCCCCTAGGAAAGTTTGGGTAAATGTTTCTCACGAGGCCATGGAGGGGAGCTCTGTGGTACTTCACTGTGATGTGGACAGCAACCCTGTTCCACGGATTACGTGGTTCTTCAGAGATGAAGAGCTGATGGCAGAAACTGCTTCGAATGCTTCTCTTTTTCTGGAGTCCTTGACTCCAGAGCAGGATGGTTTATACACATGTGTAGGGGACAATGGCTATGGGTCAATGAACACCTCCTTGTACTTGGCTGTCAGAT ATTCTCCAAGAGAGCCAGTGGTGAACACCTCTCTGGTGGTGATGGAGGACTCCTCTCTGGCCCTTCATTGCAGCACTCAGGGCAATCCAGTACCTACACTTACCTGGCTAAAGGATGGAGACCTGGTGGGGACAATAAAAGCTGGAGAGCTGTCCATACTCGAGCTTAAAGATATTGACTCACAGGATGATGGCACATACCGCTGTCTAGCTGAAAATGAACATGGCCGAGCCAGCAGCTCTTTAAACATCACAGTGGAGT TTGCTCCATTTTTCCTGGATGATTCCAAGTGCACCATAGTGCGAGAGGGTGTGCAGTGTGTCTGCATCGCCACAGGAAATCCTGAGCCATCCATAGTATTCTACCTGCCTGACCACAATATCACCATTAATGAAACGAACAGCCGTTACAACTTTTATACACATTCGGATGGCTATACATCAACTGGCATGATCAAACTAAGGGAGAAAGGTGATCGTGAGAACAACGAAGACATGGCTGTTCATGTACACTGTGGCATCTCTAACGCGTATGGCTCTGACTCTATCCGTCTGGAGCTGCAGCAAGAGA AAAAATACCTGATGGCTGTGATAGTGGGAACCATTGGAGGAGTGGCAgttattgcttttataattgCTGCTGTGAGATATGTgggacaaaacaacaaaaa AGAGAATGGCAACCCTGGGCAGGACGTGGGCTCTAGAGTGGAGAATCCCTCCATGTACTACAGCGCAGTCAAGAAGGACAAACAAAGTCTCAGGAAAAAAGTG GGAGAAGACAGCGATTACCAGCATGTTGGATCGGCTGCAGGAATGGCGAGGCAAGAGCTGAACTTTCTCGGACGGGCCCGAGAAGGAGGATTGGGGAGGGGGGATGACACCACTGACTACTCAGAGATCAAAGCTAAATGA
- the mag gene encoding myelin-associated glycoprotein isoform X3, translating to MKSLELLLLPLLLLVRDIHAQWTVWMPRDISAMTNSCVVIPCTFIYPSGVRPYKGTHGIWYFGQPYPQLFPPVVFKSRTGIVHESYSGRSKLLGDLSQKNCTLQISNLGVEHAGRYYFRADLGGANIYTYPDFTELRVLDQPNIDTPEEILSDESLDLTCYAPDNCPDMSPEIHWMYTDYLPDPLFTTDYVEESNTAVISSTLTFTPKAMHNGQLVGCRVHYPNTTFVYERLIYLDVKYAPRKVWVNVSHEAMEGSSVVLHCDVDSNPVPRITWFFRDEELMAETASNASLFLESLTPEQDGLYTCVGDNGYGSMNTSLYLAVRYSPREPVVNTSLVVMEDSSLALHCSTQGNPVPTLTWLKDGDLVGTIKAGELSILELKDIDSQDDGTYRCLAENEHGRASSSLNITVEFAPFFLDDSKCTIVREGVQCVCIATGNPEPSIVFYLPDHNITINETNSRYNFYTHSDGYTSTGMIKLREKGDRENNEDMAVHVHCGISNAYGSDSIRLELQQEKKYLMAVIVGTIGGVAVIAFIIAAVRYVGQNNKKEKTAITSMLDRLQEWRGKS from the exons ATGAAGTCCTTggaactgctgctgctgcctttACTGCTACTTGTTCGAG ATATACATGCTCAATGGACAGTTTGGATGCCCAGAGACATCTCAGCCATGACTAACTCCTGTGTGGTAATCCCATGCACATTTATATACCCCTCAGGAGTCAGGCCATACAAGGGCACACATGGAATCTGGTATTTTGGCCAGCCCTATCCACAACTCTTCCCTCCAGTGGTTTTCAAGTCTCGCACAGGCATTGTGCATGAAAGCTACAGTGGCCGTTCCAAGCTTCTGGGTGACCTTTCACAGAAAAACTGCACGCTGCAAATCAGCAACCTTGGAGTTGAACATGCAGGGAGGTACTACTTCAGAGCTGATCTAGGAGGAGCAAACATTTATACCTACCCAGATTTCACTGAACTCAGGGTGTTGG ACCAGCCCAACATTGATACCCCTGAAGAAATACTGAGTGATGAGAGCTTGGACTTGACTTGCTATGCTCCAGACAACTGTCCTGACATGAGTCCTGAGATCCATTGGATGTACACAGACTATCTTCCTGATCCTCTTTTTACAACAGACTATGTTGAGGAAAGCAACACTGCAGTGATTTCAAGCACACTTACTTTCACACCCAAAGCTATGCACAATGGTCAATTGGTTGGCTGCAGGGTCCATTACCCTAACACCACTTTTGTCTATGAGCGCCTCATCTACCTTGATGTCAAAT ATGCCCCTAGGAAAGTTTGGGTAAATGTTTCTCACGAGGCCATGGAGGGGAGCTCTGTGGTACTTCACTGTGATGTGGACAGCAACCCTGTTCCACGGATTACGTGGTTCTTCAGAGATGAAGAGCTGATGGCAGAAACTGCTTCGAATGCTTCTCTTTTTCTGGAGTCCTTGACTCCAGAGCAGGATGGTTTATACACATGTGTAGGGGACAATGGCTATGGGTCAATGAACACCTCCTTGTACTTGGCTGTCAGAT ATTCTCCAAGAGAGCCAGTGGTGAACACCTCTCTGGTGGTGATGGAGGACTCCTCTCTGGCCCTTCATTGCAGCACTCAGGGCAATCCAGTACCTACACTTACCTGGCTAAAGGATGGAGACCTGGTGGGGACAATAAAAGCTGGAGAGCTGTCCATACTCGAGCTTAAAGATATTGACTCACAGGATGATGGCACATACCGCTGTCTAGCTGAAAATGAACATGGCCGAGCCAGCAGCTCTTTAAACATCACAGTGGAGT TTGCTCCATTTTTCCTGGATGATTCCAAGTGCACCATAGTGCGAGAGGGTGTGCAGTGTGTCTGCATCGCCACAGGAAATCCTGAGCCATCCATAGTATTCTACCTGCCTGACCACAATATCACCATTAATGAAACGAACAGCCGTTACAACTTTTATACACATTCGGATGGCTATACATCAACTGGCATGATCAAACTAAGGGAGAAAGGTGATCGTGAGAACAACGAAGACATGGCTGTTCATGTACACTGTGGCATCTCTAACGCGTATGGCTCTGACTCTATCCGTCTGGAGCTGCAGCAAGAGA AAAAATACCTGATGGCTGTGATAGTGGGAACCATTGGAGGAGTGGCAgttattgcttttataattgCTGCTGTGAGATATGTgggacaaaacaacaaaaa GGAGAAGACAGCGATTACCAGCATGTTGGATCGGCTGCAGGAATGGCGAGGCAAGAGCTGA